Proteins from a genomic interval of Zingiber officinale cultivar Zhangliang chromosome 2A, Zo_v1.1, whole genome shotgun sequence:
- the LOC122043845 gene encoding RING-H2 finger protein ATL70-like, whose product MSSDNGVSSDPNSYGGPAAAPERLSSLVYGLGVSAGILLLITTITFISFLCMHASAASAPSPAQRRRRRAEEEAAPPGVECSGGLDEATLGGYPKVVYAEAGKRGMPLTAACCSICLADYQAADVLRLLPDCGHIFHIDCVDMWLKAHPTCPVCRSSPVPTPLPTPLADAGPLATTRQSSSYTINVINHL is encoded by the coding sequence ATGAGCAGCGACAATGGCGTCAGCTCGGATCCGAACTCGTATGGCGGCCCGGCGGCGGCGCCGGAGCGGCTCAGCAGCTTGGTCTACGGCCTCGGCGTCTCCGCCGGCATCCTCCTCCTCATCACCACCATcaccttcatctccttcctctgcATGCATGCTTCCGCGGCCTCCGCGCCGTCCCCGGCGCAGCGGCGTCGGCGTCGGGCTGAGGAGGAGGCGGCGCCGCCGGGGGTGGAGTGTTCCGGGGGGCTCGACGAGGCGACACTGGGGGGCTACCCAAAGGTCGTGTACGCGGAGGCCGGGAAGAGGGGGATGCCGTTGACGGCGGCCTGCTGCTCGATTTGCCTGGCGGATTACCAGGCCGCCGACGTGCTCCGCCTCCTGCCGGACTGCGGCCACATTTTCCACATCGACTGCGTCGACATGTGGCTGAAGGCGCACCCAACCTGCCCCGTCTGCCGGTCTTCGCCGGTGCCCACCCCGCTGCCGACGCCGCTTGCCGACGCTGGGCCGCTGGCCACCACACGGCAGTCGTCGTCGTATACAATTAATGTAATTAAccatttataa
- the LOC122041738 gene encoding uncharacterized protein LOC122041738, translating to MAAMVRRWLPWPSAKSRKCEVRMVVRRIEGLPEAGAKAVAEVKWKGPKTALNSLRRGGVRRDQTREEDVREGGGVVVWDQEFLTACTLTAHKGGDGFLPWEIAITVFSGLSEVTKKKDAVVGVASLNLAEFASTVDGKELEIIVPLSPISATSHSHLTLELTLCLLELRNVPESVEVLQSFVVPVPLSPPTCDAFPSEKDESSSLKAGLIKVNALKALLLFRKSKKACQIGYVSEENSSPRNIDRGPEYPYDSDSFDEDHEDAQSIMNDSGERNSFGYGNLTSVNCIGGSFSIDMVDNQDMVYYSHQKSDTSYSCADDTKMFASEQLTYYFFKRSILSWKKNGLSFKTRKTKEEPLLKKANAAEGGDDIDFDRRQLSSLGDSTFMLDCNCTSGSSVSNFGDDDFVVGSWEPKEIFSRDGHLKLITQVFFASIDQRSEKASGEAACAVLVTIFADWFHANPDMMPIKSQLDQLIREGSSDWRILCENDTYRERFHDRHFDIETVLEAKIRHLSIVPAKSFVGFFHPEAEVIEDSETLNFLKETKSFDDIWDEISCARSESSSGGPHLYIISWNDHFFILKVEHDAYYIIDTLGERLHEGCNQAYILKFDDTTTIHKVKSEVQSASDNAQQESNIGSTDSEDELICHGKESCKDYIKSFLAAIPIRQLQSDLRKRPATSTQIHQRLQIDFHYTKRSKEQTAEPQRELTLDFLYSPQSESELSSPTESETEPSGRRETATKFSWEIVSSELSWPTEPEQAFLLTPSVNLEVEVA from the exons ATGGCGGCGATGGTGAGGAGGTGGCTACCGTGGCCGTCGGCGAAGTCCAGGAAATGCGAGGTGCGGATGGTGGTGCGCCGGATCGAGGGATTGCCGGAGGCGGGGGCCAAGGCGGTGGCGGAGGTAAAGTGGAAGGGGCCGAAGACGGCGCTCAACTCGCTGCGCCGAGGCGGGGTGAGGCGGGACCAGACGAGGGAGGAGGATGTCCGGGAAGGAGGAGGCGTGGTCGTGTGGGACCAGGAGTTCCTCACTGCCTGCACCCTCACCGCTCACAAGGGAGGCGACGGCTTCCTCCCTTGGGAAATCGCTATAACCGTCTTTTCC GGTCTGAGTGAAGTTACTAAGAAAAAAGACGCTGTGGTTGGTGTGGCTTCTTTGAACCTGGCAGAGTTTGCTTCAACAGTAGATGGGAAAGAGCTTGAGATCATTGTTCCTTTGTCACCTATAAGTGCCACTTCTCACTCCCATCTAACATTAGAA TTGACACTTTGCCTATTGGAGTTGAGAAATGTCCCTGAATCAGTCGAAGTTTTGCAGAGTTTTGTAGTTCCTGTTCCATTGTCACCTCCCACCTGTGATGCTTTCCCTTCCGAGAAGGATGAATCTTCTTCCCTAAAAGCTGGTCTTATTAAAGTTAATGCACTAAAAGCTTTACTTTTGTTTCGAAAATCCAAAAAAGCATGCCAGATTGGTTATGTCAGTGAAGAGAATTCTTCTCCTAGAAACATTGATAGAGGACCAGAGTATCCATATGActcagattcatttgatgaagatCATGAAGATGCCCAATCTATCATGAATGATTCTGGTGAAAGGAATTCCTTCGGCTATGGAAATCTTACATCTGTAAACTGCATAGGAGGATCATTTTCTATAGACATGGTGGACAATCAGGACATGGTTTACTATAGTCACCAGAAATCTGATACCAGTTATTCATGTGCTGATGACACAAAAATGTTTGCATCTGAACAACTTACTTACTACTTCTTTAAGAGAAGTATTCTTTCTTGGAAAAAGAATGGGCTTAGCTTCAAAACTCGAAAGACTAAAGAGGAGCCCCTTCTAAAGAAAGCAAATGCAGCAGAGGGTGGTGATGACATTGATTTTGATCGGCGACAGTTAAGCTCTTTAGGAGACTCAACCTTTATGCTG GATTGTAATTGTACAAGCGGGTCATCGGTATCTAACTTTGGCGATGATGACTTTGTAGTAGGAAGCTGGGAGCCCAAAGAGATATTCAGCCGTGATGGACATTTGAAGCTCATAACCCAGGTCTTCTTtgcctcaatcgatcagaggAGTGAGAAAGCATCTGGTGAAGCTGCTTGCGCTGTCCTTGTCACCATTTTTGCTGACTGGTTTCATGCTAATCCTGACATGATGCCAATTAAATCTCAATTAGACCAACTCATACGGGAAGGTTCTTCTGATTGGAGGATCCTTTGTGAGAACGATACATATAGGGAGCGATTTCATGATAGGCACTTTGACATTGAGACTGTCCTTGAGGCCAAGATCCGACATCTTTCTATTGTCCCTGCAAAGTCCTTTGTGGGGTTCTTCCATCCCGAAGCTGAAGTGATCGAGGATAGTGAGACACTCAACTTCCTTAAGGAAACAAAATCTTTTGATGACATTTGGGATGAAATCAGCTGTGCTCGATCTGAGTCTTCTTCTGGTGGTCCTCACCTCTACATCATTAGCTGGAATGACCATTTTTTCATTCTCAAGGTTGAGCATGACGCTTATTATATCATAGACACACTCGGCGAGAGGCTTCATGAAGGGTGCAACCAGGCCTACATTTTGAAGTTTGATGACACCACAACAATCCACAAAGTGAAAAGCGAAGTCCAGTCAGCCTCTGATAATGCCCAGCAAGAATCAAACATTGGAAGCACTGATTCAGAGGATGAGCTCATATGTCACGGCAAGGAGTCCTGCAAGGATTACATCAAGAGTTTCCTTGCTGCCATTCCAATAAGGCAACTCCAATCTGATTTAAGAAAACGACCTGCCACTTCCACACAAATTCATCAACGGCTTCAGATCGACTTCCACTACACCAAGAGATCCAAAGAGCAAACAGCGGAACCCCAACGAGAACTAACCTTGGATTTTCTATATTCGCCACAATCAGAGTCTGAGCTCTCTAGTCCTACAGAGTCTGAGACTGAGCCCTCAGGGAGAAGAGAGACAGCAACCAAGTTCTCATGGGAGATAGTCTCATCGGAGTTGTCATGGCCTACTGAACCAGAGCAGGCATTTTTGCTAACGCCATCTGTAAATTTGGAAGTGGAGGTTGCTTAG
- the LOC122041737 gene encoding inactive protein kinase SELMODRAFT_444075-like gives MSSPENVVVVAVRAEREISKTALAWTLTHVVRPGDLVTLLAVLADREATGWRRRLLWGFPRIGGDNRNRTRERCQISALCSQMALQIDGRNEINVRIKVVGSDSTAPGSSSSSSSATGGGGVVVAESKRVGANWVVLDRQLKQEEKHCMAELQCNIVVVKGSSAKVMRLNLGGIHNKPLPPFSLSSAHISICSEKFLDNNSRTALVKTVSSHAPVEEAPQQPEAKKVGSSSADATATARVTKAPSAKTKSSSFFVREHNPLFEKLREGGLTPIEDVGSDGEDTSESDGNAGGASPPAHHRVYWIPQSNHLPEQKSRRSGLSKPSPPTKTKQESMIKYAGLETISLLMPQPTSATPEHDHCNLTSCSPYSSDVREAVSLFSTSPSVPPPLCSLCRHKAPVFGKPPRRFSYRELEAATGGFAEGAFVAEGASGRVHRGVLEDGRVVAIKRLKGPPTEEEEFCEEVEVLSRAQHRNVVLLAGFCVEGASRRALVFEYICNGSLDRHLYEEGEAPLDWSARVKIAVGVARGLRYLHEDCRVGFVVHKDMRPNNILLTHDFEPLLGDFRLTRWQTEESLSVNTNLPEAFGYLSPEYIEHGLVTDKSDVYAFGVVLLELITGRRALDTNLPKGKQFLVEWVKPLLSLAWEDGQTVPVDRFLDPRLERNQARFFTKELRAMVHAASLCLRREPQSRPSMSKVLRILEGDSIVDQVLDVNTAGSRSGRIVRPVAQQAAAGSLSYRFPQESIISALCSERNWPPSLYQNM, from the exons ATGTCGTCGCCGGAGAACGTGGTGGTGGTGGCGGTGAGGGCGGAGAGGGAGATCTCTAAGACGGCGCTCGCTTGGACCCTCACCCATGTCGTCCGCCCCGGCGACCTCGTCACGCTGCTCGCTGTCCTTGCCGATCGCGAGGCCACCG GCTGGCGGCGGAGGTTGCTGTGGGGGTTCCCTCGAATCGGCGGCGACAACCGCAACCGCACTCGAGAGCGGTGCCAGATCTCCGCCTTGTGCTCGCAAATGGCGCTTCAAATCGATGGCCGAAATGAG ATAAACGTGAGGATAAAGGTGGTGGGATCGGATTCCACCGCCCCAGGCTCTTCATCGTCGTCTTCCTCCGCCACCGGCGGCGGCGGCGTAGTGGTTGCGGAATCAAAGCGAGTTGGTGCCAACTGGGTCGTACTCGACAG GCAGCTGAAGCAGGAGGAGAAGCACTGCATGGCGGAGCTGCAGTGCAACATAGTAGTGGTCAAGGGTTCCAGCGCCAAGGTGATGCGGCTCAACCTAGGGGGCATCCACAACAAGCCCCTGCCTCCCTTCTCCTTGTCGTCCGCTCACATCTCCATCTGCAGCGAGAAGTTCCTGGACAACAACTCTCGAACAGCTCTGGTGAAGACGGTGAGCAGCCATGCGCCGGTGGAGGAGGCGCCGCAGCAACCTGAGGCTAAGAAAGTGGGATCGAGCTCTGCTGATGCCACCGCGACGGCGAGGGTGACGAAGGCGCCTTCGGCGAAGACGAAGTCTTCTTCATTCTTTGTCCGCGAGCACAACCCACTGTTCGAGAAGCTACGCGAAGGAGGGTTGACGCCGATAGAGGACGTGGGTTCCGACGGCGAGGACACGTCGGAGTCGGATGGTAATGCGGGCGGAGCTAGTCCTCCTGCGCACCATCGAGTCTATTGGATTCCTCAATCCAACCACCTGCCGGAGCAGAAATCTCGGAGGAGCGGACTCTCAAAACCATCGCCCCCCACTAAAACGAAGCAAGAATCCATGATCAAGTACGCCGGCTTAGAAACCATCTCCCTGCTCATGCCGCAGCCCACCTCCGCCACCCCCGAACACGACCACTGCAACCTCACCAGCTGCTCTCCCTACAGCTCCGACGTCAGGGAGGCCGTCTCCCTGTTCAGCACCTCTCCATCCGTTCCTCCTCCCCTCTGCTCTCTCTGCCGCCACAAGGCCCCCGTCTTCGGCAAGCCCCCGCGGCGGTTCTCCTACCGCGAGCTGGAGGCAGCCACCGGCGGCTTCGCGGAGGGTGCCTTCGTAGCGGAGGGCGCCAGTGGGCGCGTCCACCGGGGTGTGCTGGAAGACGGACGTGTTGTAGCCATCAAGCGGCTCAAGGGCCCGCCAACCGAGGAGGAGGAGTTCTGCGAGGAGGTTGAGGTGCTCAGCCGGGCGCAGCACCGTAATGTGGTGCTTCTGGCGGGTTTCTGCGTCGAGGGAGCGTCGAGGAGAGCTCTGGTGTTCGAGTACATCTGCAATGGCTCCCTCGATCGTCATCTCTATG AGGAGGGGGAGGCTCCATTGGACTGGTCTGCGAGGGTGAAGATCGCAGTGGGAGTTGCAAGGGGTTTGAGGTACCTGCACGAGGATTGCAGGGTGGGCTTCGTCGTTCACAAAGACATGCGACCCAACAACATTCTTCTCACTCATGACTTCGAACCTTTG TTGGGGGACTTCAGGCTCACAAGATGGCAAACGGAGGAATCTCTATCCGTAAACACCAATCTTCCTGAAGCATTCGG TTATCTTTCTCCCGAGTACATTGAACATGGGCTCGTTACGGACAAATCCGATGTGTACGCCTTCGGAGTGGTGCTGCTCGAGCTCATAACAGGCCGAAGGGCCCTGGATACCAACCTGCCCAAGGGGAAGCAATTCCTCGTCGAGTGGGTGAAGCCGCTTCTCTCATTGGCATGGGAGGATGGCCAAACGGTCCCAGTCGATCGCTTCCTCGACCCCCGTTTGGAGCGGAACCAGGCTCGCTTCTTCACCAAGGAGCTACGAGCAATGGTGCACGCTGCCTCGTTGTGCCTCCGCCGAGAGCCACAGTCCAGGCCGAGCATGTCCAAG GTCCTGCGGATTCTAGAGGGAGACAGCATCGTCGATCAAGTTCTGGACGTCAACACTGCAGGCAGCAGAAGTGGGCGCATTGTGCGCCCGGTGGCACAGCAAGCCGCGGCGGGCAGTTTGTCATACAGATTCCCTCAAGAATCCATCATCAGCGCGCTCTGCTCTGAGAGAAATTGGCCGCCCAGTCTCTACCAGAACATGTAA